One genomic segment of Coffea arabica cultivar ET-39 chromosome 6e, Coffea Arabica ET-39 HiFi, whole genome shotgun sequence includes these proteins:
- the LOC113695124 gene encoding ras-related protein RHN1 isoform X1, with product MAPTGNKNIQSKLVLLGDMGTGKTSLALRFVKGQFHDFEESTIGAAFFTQVLSLNEATIKFDIWDTAGQERYHSLAPMYYRGAAAAVIVYDITNADSFERAKKWVQQLQRHGNSNMIVALVANKADLSSDRTVENEEGEHYARENGLLFFETSAKTAQNVNELFYEIAKSLAKAVHIRQAGMKLQSRSADQRRGLFCCSG from the exons ATGGCTCCAACGGGGAACAAGAATATACAATCCAAGCTG GTGCTTCTTGGGGACATGGGGACTGGGAAGACCAGTTTAGCATTAAGATTTGTCAAAGGCCAGTTCCATGATTTTGAG GAATCAACCATTGGAGCAGCCTTCTTTACTCAAGTCTTGTCACTCAACGAAGCTACCATAAAATTTGATATATGGGACACAGCAGGACAGGAACGTTATCATAGTTTAGCTCCAATGTACTATCGAGGTGCAGCTGCTGCTGTTATAGTTTATGATATCACAAACGCG GATTCATTTGAACGGGCCAAAAAGTGGGTTCAACAACTGCAGCGACACG GAAATTCCAATATGATTGTGGCTTTGGTGGCAAACAAGGCCGACTTAAGTTCAGACAGAACGGTGGAAAATGAG GAAGGGGAGCATTATGCTAGAGAAAATGGCTTGCTATTCTTTGAAACTTCAGCAAAAACTGCACAGAATGTGAATGAGCTATTTTATGAAATAG CCAAAAGTTTGGCAAAGGCAGTCCATATACGACAAGCTGGAATGAAACTGCAAAGCAGATCTGCAGATCAGAGAAGAGGGCTCTTTTGCTGCTCTGGATGA
- the LOC113695123 gene encoding uncharacterized protein, translated as MKGTSQVIMGATLIVVVSIGIVLGLVLVLLAQLYCSLLLRRRRPLRASTSNIPNSRAAATSNDGSPEHDQDLSGTPSLSAFYAHGVLHAPRNFLFPAVYGNESNEDLEKQRDSQIPNQQPTSSPNELHRHVFSLPSSPSFVPLAPPRLIHEAPLDSTSTRNDEFCGGSSKETYIYISNPIYDNVGNRPSRVATPFETPDSSPSRLDTNCSSGEDDNDNAKSTTASSPSSLPMTPPLSPIKKLPAQACSISLRDARSLATSGSDSNNEGISSSSTSGSPCTSPSW; from the coding sequence ATGAAGGGTACTTCCCAGGTAATAATGGGAGCAACACTAATTGTGGTTGTGAGCATTGGCATAGTACTAGGACTGGTCTTGGTCCTGTTGGCTCAGCTCTACTGCTCTCTTTTACTCCGCCGCAGACGGCCACTGCGAGCTTCCACTTCCAACATTCCCAACTCCAGAGCTGCCGCCACCTCTAATGATGGCTCCCCGGAACATGATCAGGACCTTTCGGGAACTCCATCTCTCAGTGCCTTCTATGCTCATGGCGTTCTGCATGCTCCAAGAAACTTCCTCTTCCCCGCAGTTTATGGCAACGAAAGCAATGAGGACCTCGAGAAGCAACGTGATTCTCAGATTCCTAATCAACAACCGACCTCTAGCCCTAATGAACTACACCGGCATGTCTTTTCTCTACCATCATCGCCTTCCTTTGTACCCCTGGCACCACCAAGACTCATTCATGAGGCACCTCTTGACAGTACAAGCACTCGCAACGATGAATTTTGTGGTGGGAGCAGCAAGGAAACTTATATATACATAAGCAATCCGATTTATGACAATGTTGGCAACAGGCCTAGCAGGGTGGCTACCCCATTTGAGACGCCTGATTCATCACCGTCTCGTCTAGACACCAACTGTTCTTCTGGAGAAGATGATAACGATAATGCTAAATCGACGACTGCGTCTAGTCCTTCCTCACTTCCAATGACCCCTCCATTATCTCCGATAAAAAAGCTTCCAGCTCAGGCATGTTCAATTTCTTTGAGGGACGCTCGTTCCCTTGCCACCTCCGGTAGTGATTCCAATAATGAGGGCATTTCGTCTTCATCAACTTCAGGGTCACCGTGTACTTCTCCTTCGTGGTAA
- the LOC113695122 gene encoding uncharacterized protein, which produces MLDGLLNRGFSSKCKSLLKATRMRIEVVRKRAEAKQRFLKEDLAKLLANGLDINAYGRTEEFLAGLNLLSCYDFIEYTCEYILKQLLSMQKQRECPEECREPVASLMFAAARFSDLPELRDLRNLFQERYGSTLECFVNQKFVEILSSKPPAMEKRLQLLKDIASEFSINWNSGGFEQRMADPPTLVQAKPNKHGNFSVAAEELNLLNGNGNVAKSDGHDVSLKETRDHTNGGQKMQSAGEGKHSRREDGSTNVAKYDVSPEETCGLSNDGQRMHNRRGTKESERGDGRGVVAKYDRYDVLPEKTRALSHGSHRIHKYREDTDSRREGVAVAVAVATSDGYDVSPKDPRGLINDGHGMRNGREDKDSRGEQLNLHFRGRLGSGTDRHISPTKKGESTPRQVKNDLLFERRQEVMVDKHELSWKKDETLFKAVKAGPSSRRKGLDDFSGGYSGQDDGSTSMHDGESSDAPSHGKSEMPSSCGGFPGRNEDMSVAHEQVREKNMANSKRKVQQEDVDSSKSYRTALLPPPYIKSKSNLIPPYVKPKDHKNRPSRKSELAGPCSDGHSTEPSENGSNRIQMGPYNPGHEGQNIGPGRVRSQRHREDQYYQDDKIALPKPRSIRRKQHKSSSNHDDMAHVEDAVAVKRSSSSRRRDSSRKGLQILFDDEHSQKDEEERMIDKLLLHYSKKPSTYGGGNMRKGSQAHPSHQISNGSGESSHDRMRDGHDSNADVIPTTTRSISLPRQETTQSEAKKVFTRAKSFHPDGQARHVHPKLPDYDDLAARFAALKGR; this is translated from the exons ATGCTTGACGGTTTACTAAACCGTGGCTTCAGCTCCAAATG TAAATCGCTATTGAAGGCAACTCGGATGAGGATCGAAGTGGTGAGGAAGAGAGCGGAGGCGAAGCAGAGGTTTTTGAAGGAGGATCTTGCCAAGCTGCTTGCTAACGGTCTCGATATCAATGCCTATGGACGG ACAGAAGAATTTCTTGCTGGACTCAACCTTTTGTCCTGTTATGATTTCATTGAATACACGTGCGAATATATTCTGAAGCAGCTTTTGAGCATGCAAAAGCAAAG AGAGTGCCCAGAAGAGTGCAGGGAGCCTGTGGCTTCTCTGATGTTTGCAGCAGCAAGATTTTCTGATTTGCCTGAATTGCGAGATCTCAGGAATCTATTTCAGGAGAGATATGGAAGTACTCTAGAATGTTTTGTTAATCAAAAG TTTGTTGAGATATTGTCTTCAAAGCCTCCTGCCATGGAGAAGAGACTCCAGTTACTGAAAGATATAGCATCAGAGTTTTCAATAAATTGGAATTCTGGGGGCTTTGAGCAGAGGATGGCTGATCCACCTACACTAGTACAG GCCAAACCAAATAAACATGGAAATTTCTCTGTTGCTGCTGAAGAACTTAATCTTCTTAATGGCAATGGAAATGTTGCAAAATCTGATGGACATGATGTTTCACTTAAAGAAACACGTGATCATACTAATGgtggccagaaaatgcagagtGCTGGAGAGGGTAAGCATTCAAGAAGAGAAGATGGAAGTACTAATGTTGCAAAATATGATGTTTCACCTGAAGAAACATGTGGTCTAAGTAATGATGGCCAGAGAATGCACAACCGCAGGGGTACTAAGGAATCAGAAAGGGGAGATGGACGTGGAGTTGTAGCAAAATATGATAGGTATGATGTTTTACCTGAAAAAACACGTGCTCTTAGTCATGGTAGCCATAGAATTCATAAATACAGAGAGGATACAGATTCAAGAAGAGAAGGTGTTGCTGTTGCTGTTGCTGTTGCAACATCTGATGGGTATGATGTTTCACCTAAAGACCCACGTGGTCTAATTAATGATGGGCACGGAATGCGCAATGGTAGAGAGGATAAGGATTCAAGAGGAGAACAGTTGAACCTCCATTTCAGAGGAAGGTTGGGAAGTGGCACTGATAGACACATATCACCaaccaagaaaggagagagtaCTCCAAGACAAGTCAAAAATGACCTTTTATTTGAGCGAAGGCAAGAAGTGATGGTGGACAAACATGAATTATCATGGAAAAAGGATGAAACTTTGTTCAAAGCTGTAAAAGCAGGCCCTTCATCACGTAGGAAAGGACTAGACGATTTCAGTGGTGGATATTCAGGTCAGGATGATGGTTCCACTAGTATGCATGATGGGGAGAGCTCGGATGCTCCATCTCATGGAAAATCAGAAATGCCTTCAAGTTGTGGGGGATTTCCAGGAAGGAATGAGGATATGTCAGTTGCCCATGAGCAAGTCAGGGAGAAGAATATGGCAAACTCAAAGAGAAAAGTTCAACAGGAAGATGTAGACAGTTCAAAATCCTACCGGACTGCTCTACTTCCTCCACCGTACATAAAATCAAAGAGCAACCTCATCCCTCCATATGTTAAACCTAAAGACCATAAAAACAGACCTAGTAGAAAGTCTGAGCTAGCAGGTCCTTGCAGTGATGGGCATTCTACAGAACCTTCAGAGAATGGATCTAACAGGATTCAGATGGGGCCATATAATCCTGGCCATGAGGGACAAAATATTGGGCCTGGCAGAGTAAGAAGTCAACGTCATCGCGAAGATCAATATTATCAGGATGATAAAATAGCcttgccaaaaccaagatcAATTAGGAGGAAGCAACACAAATCATCTTCCAATCATGATGACATGGCTCATGTTGAAGATGCTGTAGCTGTAAAAAGAAGTTCCAGTAGCAGGAGAAGGGACAGTTCGCGAAAGGGCTTGCAGATTTTGTTTGATGATGAGCATTCTCAAAAAGATGAAGAAGAGAGAATGATTGATAAACTTTTGCTACATTACAGTAAGAAACCATCAACCTATGGCGGTggaaatatgagaaaaggctCTCAAGCACATCCATCTCATCAGATAAGTAATGGTAGTGGTGAATCTTCTCATGATCGAATGAGAGATGGGCATGATTCGAACGCAGATGTCATACCAACCACCACTAGATCTATATCTTTGCCTCGTCAAGAAACGACTCAATCAGAGGCCAAAAAGGTTTTTACCCGTGCAAAGTCCTTTCATCCAGATGGCCAGGCTCGGCATGTGCATCCCAAGTTACCTGATTATGATGATTTGGCTGCTCGCTTTGCTGCACTGAAAGGCCGATAA
- the LOC113695124 gene encoding ras-related protein RHN1 isoform X2, producing the protein MGTGKTSLALRFVKGQFHDFEESTIGAAFFTQVLSLNEATIKFDIWDTAGQERYHSLAPMYYRGAAAAVIVYDITNADSFERAKKWVQQLQRHGNSNMIVALVANKADLSSDRTVENEEGEHYARENGLLFFETSAKTAQNVNELFYEIAKSLAKAVHIRQAGMKLQSRSADQRRGLFCCSG; encoded by the exons ATGGGGACTGGGAAGACCAGTTTAGCATTAAGATTTGTCAAAGGCCAGTTCCATGATTTTGAG GAATCAACCATTGGAGCAGCCTTCTTTACTCAAGTCTTGTCACTCAACGAAGCTACCATAAAATTTGATATATGGGACACAGCAGGACAGGAACGTTATCATAGTTTAGCTCCAATGTACTATCGAGGTGCAGCTGCTGCTGTTATAGTTTATGATATCACAAACGCG GATTCATTTGAACGGGCCAAAAAGTGGGTTCAACAACTGCAGCGACACG GAAATTCCAATATGATTGTGGCTTTGGTGGCAAACAAGGCCGACTTAAGTTCAGACAGAACGGTGGAAAATGAG GAAGGGGAGCATTATGCTAGAGAAAATGGCTTGCTATTCTTTGAAACTTCAGCAAAAACTGCACAGAATGTGAATGAGCTATTTTATGAAATAG CCAAAAGTTTGGCAAAGGCAGTCCATATACGACAAGCTGGAATGAAACTGCAAAGCAGATCTGCAGATCAGAGAAGAGGGCTCTTTTGCTGCTCTGGATGA